gatgaaaattaaataaattaaaaatataagaatttattactataattttttaaaatataaagtaaatagttaattttattaaaatataaaaattaaatagttatttttttGAAGAGTAAAACTCCATCTCGCACGAGTCACACGTGTGTCACAACGCATAGTTTGTTAAGGCCTGAGAAGCGGCTAACGTCTGCGTCTCTCTGTTTTCTCTTCTCTGCTCCACATGAAATAGAATGCTGCTTTCTCTTCATCATCTTCATCCCTCACCCTGTCCTAAAACCCTACCAAACCCCTCTTATTCTCTCATTCCAATCCCCAAATCCCTAGTCGTCCAAAACCCTAGATACACTTTCGGTTCATTTGTCCGCTGCTCTGCTTCCGACTCCCAAACCCTCCCTCACTCTGCCATCCAGCGAATCGCTGATAAGCTTCGCTCTCTTGGCTTCACTGAACATAACCCTAAACCGAAAATCATTAACCCCGAGCTCGAAACTGATACCAAACCCGTTGGAGAAATCTTTATTCCCCTTCCCAATCAGTTACCTAAGTACCGGGTCGGCCACACGCTTGACCCGAGTTGGAGCACGCCGGAGAACCCTGTGCCGAGACCCGGATCGGGAAATGCGATAGTCAGGTACCATGAGCTGAGAGAGAAGgtgaagaaagagagagaagcgAGGAAGAGAGAGCCTAAGCCTCCGACATTAGCGGAACTGAATTTGCCGGAGGAGGAGCTAAGGAGGCTGAAGAGAATTGGGATTGCGGAAAAGAGGAAGTTGAAGGTAGGAAAAGCGGGGATTACTGAAGGGATTGTTAATGGGATTCACGAGAGGTGGAGGAGGGCAGAAGTGGTTAAGATTTTTTGTGAGGATTTGTGCCGGATGAACATGAAGAGGACTCATGATTTATTGGAGGTTAGAATAATTAACTTTAGTAGATTTTGAATTATTATTCCTTAGTTACCTGATAAACTATATGTAGAAGTTCATTTCTTTCACTCTGTGCCAATGCCAAATTTGTATCCACCGGAGTTCTTTATCTTTTCGATGAACTTTTTTATCCTTGTTGCATTTTCCATTTCTCTGCCAACATTGTGGACTATAATTAATCGTTCAAAACCAGTTTAAATTCCTCATGATCTGGTAACTCATGTGAGGGAATTAATGGAATACTAATTATTAGTTAAGAGTCTCAGGTTTGGCAGACACTTACTACTGAATCTCCAGGTACAGTGATATTATTATATCTTCTGGTTTTTGCAGAGAAAAACTGGAGGTCTGGTTGTTTGGCGATCTGGGAGTAAAATAGTATTGTATAGGGGCGTCAATTATAAGTATCCCTACTTCTTATCAGATAATATTACAACAAATGAAACTTCTATCGATGCTGTACATGGTACACATGTGGATCATGAGGGTGATAAAATGGGGAGCTTCTCATCTGCAGATGGCATAAACATAAAGTCTTCTGGACCAATCCCAACCAATAACATTGTTCGACCAGCCTTAGTACAAGGTGTTGGTTCCCCAAATAGAGTAAGATTTCAATTGCCAGGTGAGGCACAACTTGCAGAAGAATCTGACCGCCTGCTAGATGGACTAGGCCCGCGATTTACCGACTGGTGGGGATGTGATCCACTCCCAGTTGATGCTGATCTTCTTCCTGCTGTTGTTCCTCGATATCGGAAACCGTTCCGCCTTCTTCCATATGGTGTCTGGCCCAAACTGACAAATGATGAAATGACTACATTAAAGAGGCTGGGACGACCCTTACCTTGCCATTTTGCGTTAGGTGAGACTGACTTCTGATTCCACATTTTGTAATCTTCAGAACTAATGTTCAATAACTTACTTCATTTCATATACTTCATTTCATATTCCTTTCATATCAGGTAGAAATAGGAAACTCCAAGGATTGGCTTCTTCGATTGTCAAGCTTTGGGAAAAATGTGAGATTGCTAAAATTGCAGTTAAGAGAGGAGTGCAGAACACTAACAGTGAGATGATGGCTGAAGAGTTAAAGGTTAGTACTGTTTGGAAAATTTATTCTTTTGTTTTCTGTTGGTATCAATTCTTGTTCTCAAAAGTATGGTGCTTTATGATGCATTGTTCTAGATATGCTTTCAAGCTTAGGGGTGCTTAGATTTTTCCAGTATTTGGAAGAAGAATCATTGTATTTCCAGTCTTTCTTACATTGATTGAAGTGCTTAGAATCCTGCTTTATATAAGTGGATCTGCTGGAGCGCTTTATTTTGCAACTTGGTTATTACAGTAACCTATAGTAGAATTTATATTGTAAATATCTTGCTGCCATTACTCATGTAATAGTACCACCATTTGCACCATCTGTAAGTTCCCAGCATCATCAAGTTTGTAGAATTTTAGTATTAAAATTTGTTCTTCATTTTATATAGCGTCTTTCGGTAAATGTTGATGCTCCTTTTGTTAGAGAACcttgataataaaaataaaaaaaatctaggaCTCATTCTTCTACTTTATcaactttattttattattattattaatttttttttagttttggtagttTAGAGGTACAACTGTACAAGTTCTTGCCGAGTACTTTCAATAACAATTATATATTGCTCATAAGGACCATTAGCATACCAGACATGGTGTATTTCTAAAATGACCAAgtttttttaactaaaaaatgACCTAGTTGAATCCTATCATATAGTAGCcatgaaaaaataataaattaaaatgaatatattaatttgtTGTTTTAGTTTACTTCACCAGACATTGAATTGTAAAAAatgaataatttaataatattatcagTATCCATTAAACTTTAAATGCTGTCACAGTGGCTGACCGGAGGAACTCTGCTTTCACGGGACAGAGAATTTATTGTGTTGTATAGGGGAAAGGATTTCCTTCCATCTGCAGTTTCTTCTACAATAAAAGAGCGAAGAAAACATGGGATTCATGGGTATAAACAGAGAAGAGATCATAGCATAGCAGGTGAAAATGCAGAGGCTGAGGACATTAAAGATGGGACTATAAATTCTGGCTCTAGAGGTGAATTTCATAGTGCAAATGGCCAAAGTTCGGATCTCTCTAAAGAGAGGAAGCTAAGGTCCAATGAGGCAGCTATTAAAAGGACTAGCATCAGATTGTCTATGGTATGATTTTGCGAAGATGCTATAGTGACCCTTTTGAAACTCTTAttgatatatatatttattttctctCAAAGAACTCTTATTGATATTACTCATGGTATGCTGTGGCAGGCACTAGAAAAGAAAGCCAAAGCAGAGAAACTTCTAGTGGAGCTGGGGAATTCAAAGATGCCTCAACAACAAGAAATAGACAAAGAGGGTATAACTGAAGAAGAAAGATATATGCTAAGGAAGGTTGGCTTGAAAATGAAGCCTTTCCTATTATTGGGTGAGTTGTTCCACATGTTGCAAATATTTTGATCCCAAAGAAACTGCTCCACaagtttttgtttcttttatcagGAGTAAAAGTCATTTGAAGAACCATCAAAATGAAGGCATCTCACCATGAACATTCTATTTCCATGTCAGGTAGACGGGGAGTTTTTGATGGAACAGTTGAAAACATGCATCTTCATTGGAAGTATAGGGAACTTGTGAAGATAATATGTAAAGAAAAAAGTTTTGAAGCTGTTCATGAAGTGGCACAGATCTTAGAGGCTGAAAGTGGTGGAATATTGGTTGCAGTTGAACGAGTCAGCAAGGGTTATGCTATCGTTGTATATCGCGGAAAGAATTACCGGCGACCTCCTCGTTTGAGGCCTACAACTCTCCTTAATAAGAGAGAAGCAATGAAGTGCTCTTTAGAGGCACAGCGTTGCGAGGTAAATTGGCTTGTGCAACTGCAGTGCATATCTGTGGGTACAGTGCACACATGCATTTCTAGCACAGTTTATGGGTTTCAACCTATTATTGATAAGTATGGTTGTCCAATTGGGGTTCATTTTTTTGCTTTGAAAGTTTATAGTTGAAAACTTTCATATCTAGAGACCAGTTCCTGAGCCTGTGACCAAGATCACAACATTAGGCTTATATctctttaatttcttaaattgTTTTATTTGACTTTTCTTCTTTTCACTAGCATGACATGTTACTGTCTTTTTATATTGGATCAATGTAATAactcctttcttttttctttctttctttcttttttatttttgctttttttttttttttaacttctcaACATTTGATTGTTCACAATTTCGTACATGCCTGATTTTGTTGCTTTGTTTTCTTCCCTTGATACAGTCCTTGAAACTTCATGTTTTGAAGCTTACCAGAAACATAAATGACTTGAAACTTAAGTTGGTGAGCTACCTCATGACTTTGTAACTGGAAACTTCTTCCTGATTTTTTCTTTATCTAATTGTTTATGACTTTGCAAGATGAAATTGATATACACTGTTTGAACCAGGCTAAAGACAAGGAGGCACACAAAATGCAGTCATTTGATGAAGTGAGATTTCAGGAGGTTTACTATCTCTCTATCATAGTATATGATGGACACTAGACACTTGAGCTTATATGCTTATATTTTGGTCCTATAATTTGACTACGGGTTTATTTAAAATCATCTGTagaagtgtatattttggccctATAAGGCTACATGTTTAATATAAAAGTAATTTCGGAGCTTATTTCTTTGATTTTTGTATTTAGACCATCTGCCTTTATTTTCCAGTTTCATATAAACTTTTTTCAGAAAGGAGCTCTACCCATTTATCTAAAATCATGATATAGTGCCAAGCAATCTGTTAAACTATTGTACTTTGTATCAATAAATAGTTATTTCAAATCTTGAGAATTGATATTTGTATATTTAGTTAAATATATATCAAATTATGAATTCAGGTTTTTTTtcgtttatttattttaaattcactGTAGAGCCAATGCTACCATACAATTCAATGAAGTTTTATACTAGCTACTAAGACATAACGTAATTTAGAACACTGATGACGGAAATCCTAGAGATTTGAGGACTACCTATTTTAGGAAAAAATATAGGAAgtaatctattttattttaatgttttattTAGTGTATAAGTCCTGGTCAGAgttgaattagggttcttaaaatcCTAATGTAATTGGGATTTCAAACTTTATAAAATAGGGCTTAGTTTCTTTATTTAGCCGTAAATAGAACTATTTTTATTGATAGAACTGTTATAATATTAACTATTGATTTGAGCAATAAAATTGAGAATTAGTTTCTCTTACCCAAAATCCCTTCAATACCTATTGGTTCTACATCacacacatatatacatatacttTGATTTAATGCCTGtttcacctatatatatatatattttttgcaaCCTAGGGTAAAGAAGATATGCACAGGATGGAGTCAGCTATGTATGTGAACTCAGATTCAGTCGTTCCTTCTCACTTTAAAGAGAATTTAGAGGTAAGCACTATGCCACCAAGATGCGTGAAAGGAAGAATGTAACTATTAGCCACTCCACTCTTTTGTTTAAAGTTTAATTTGAATAGAAGTTCGACTTCAACACACATTTTGTACCACTCAAACGTTACATGCATTCCAGACCACATATAGACAAAGGTGCATTAGATTTGTTCATTACCTGcaattttttttatcatgtaTCTCATAGCTTTTAACCCTTTTTATTTGCTTTAACTTCTATGACTTATAAATTCTGTTTGGCGTGATTACTAAAGACTGCAGATAAACTTGAAGCTAATGCTAGTGAGATTAGTAAAAACGAACCTCAGCCTTCATCTGAATCTGTGAGCGAGGACACCCATGAGAGTCTATTAGCTACTATAAATGATGGAGCTATTAACTCAACTTCTTCCTCTAATAATATTTTGGTGATTTCTAGGACCCCTTCTATGTTCGTTTAAATTGCATTCTTTTTATCCTTCTGACCTTATATTTCTATGGGGAATTGGGGATATCAGTCAGAGGAAAGGGGCTTTTTTCCCCTTGTCAATGCTGAGCATTATGTGCCTGAAAATGAGGTAATGGGATCAACAGAAGAATCAACTACAAGTGAATTGGAAGAATCAGTTTCAATTTCTATGGAGAAGGGGGGGGACATGCCTTCCAAGGGTGTTCGTCTTTCTAATAGAGATAGGCTTATGCTACGAAAGCAAGCACTCAAAATGAAGAAGCGCCCAGTGCTTGCAGTAGGTATTTTTACATTCTCTTTTGGTGGTTTGTATGTCTTTCTTATTTATTAATGTTGTTTCTgtggtagccatttttggacTTAACAGGTGATAGGTGATAATTGCACTCTTTTGCACTAGGACCACTTAGTTCCTTGAGATATTTTACTGCATGTATGAAATTTGTATGTATATCTCCTGTTATGTTGCCTAAGGCTTTTTTTAGCTAGATGTAATTctattgatatattttttttcaatttctaaaacagaaaaagaattattaatgaTCATGAACCTCATCATTTTTCTACTATTAGGATTTATTGCCTGACTTACCCACCTTATGCTAGGGATACTAGACAGTCCTTTAAAGAACAATAAGTTTACTTGTAGTGGTTATATTTGTGGCAGACCAAATTTTGTTTTATTAGTTAGATTGAGATTATTGTAGTGGATTATGAAATGTGGACTGGAGGGAGATGAAGAAGGTGGTTTGCTACATTTGTAAAGAACTATGTTTTGACTTGGTGAATAAGAGGAATTCATTAAAGAATACTGAGTTTGATAATATTAGAGTTGAGAGGACTTCTTTGCTTGACAAGTCTTTTTGATGGGTAGGAAATTACTTTGGTTCTCAAGGGTTAAAATGGTGACAAAGTTTCaagattaaataattttactttgtCCTTTTTACAATCAAATTGGAAGGTGGTTAATGGCTATAATTTGGTTTCCATTTGTTTCTTCAAAGTGAGGACATTGTTGCTAGGTTGAAAGATATCAGTTATTGATCGTATGGGGAGTAATTATAAGTTGACATTGAAGGTTTATTAAGGTGAAGAAGTTGGTAGCTTGGTAAAGTTATGGGGCCTTTCTCAAAAGAGGGTCGCAAAACTCGTCAAAAGAAGTTGCTAGAACAGTGGGGATGATAAAGGAGTCTATCAGTGATCTTAAACTTGGATGTTAAAAAGGCCTATGATTTTGAGTTGTTGGAGAAAATGGAGAAGTTGAAGTTAAAGAAGacgtgaagaagatgaagatgggGAGAGCCCAAATGGTATATGGAAGTGTCTTGGGAGTTTTGAGCAGCTTGGCTAACCAAGCTATTCAATAGCATAGTAAAATCTGGAAAGATGCCAAATGAGTTGAGGAATAACATTTTGTTCTTATCTTTAAGAACAAAGGAGATATACGAAGTTATACAAGCTACCATGGCATTAAACTAATGAGTTACATGATGAAGTTATGGGAAAGAGTGATTAAACGTAGATTTAGGTTACTACTAAGGTATTCGAGAATTAGTTTGGCTTATGCCTGATAGATTTACAACAGAGTCTATCTTTCTATTGAAAAGATTAATGGAAATTTATAAAGAGAGGAAGAAAGATCGTCACATGATATTCAATGATCTAGAAAAAGCACGTGACAGAACACTAAGGGAAGTTCTTTGGTGGGTGTTGGAGAAGGAAGGAGTTTGTCACATACAATAGAAGAAGTATAGGAAGAAGGTCAGCCCATGGATCTAGCCATGGACGTAACCCTCAAGAACTACAGGTTTGAAGCAAAGCCCACTCACACCTTGCTATGACACCAAATGTCAGGGTTAGGAACCGTAACAGAGCAGTTACAGGCAGaaatagagaagaagagaaattaGGGAGAAAAAGAATTAGGAGAGAGAATTTAGAgatagaaagagaaagaaagtgaGAATCAAGATATTGTTTCTTGAAACAAATGGTTTATCCTTGTTCTGTGACGATAAGGCTGCTATTTGTATTGTCCACAATACAATCTGCAATTAGTATTGTTCACAATCCAATTCAGCATAATCGGATCAAACAAGAGATTGATAGGCACTTTATAAAGGAGAAGATAGCGGATGGTTCATTAATTGTTTCTCATATGACTTCAAAAGAACAGTTGAGTGATGTATTTACTAAGGGTCTAAGCAGTGAAGTATTTCACGCTTTtagtttgcaagttgggcatTTGTAATATCTATggaccaacttgagggggagtgttggaaTCCCATAATTAGGAATTAATTTAGTTGCTGTATATAGCTAATCTAATTCCCTGTAATtattcctgtaattatgtatccGTTTGTGTTTAGCTTTCTAATCAAGGACTCGTAAATGTATATAGAGCCATGTACAAAACCTTTTTTCATCAAGTAATATACTGAAAAAATTCTCTCCAAAACTCTGTTTTCATCAACTGTTTTGACTTTATGTGGAGGGGAATGAGTAGAACAGTAGAAGGGCTTTGGAGTAGGTAGAACCTTGTGGACATACAAGCTGCCTTGAACCTTTTTGAAATTGTCTTGCAAATGCTTTTCCTTTAAGTATACAGGTTGATACCAACACATCGTAATAGCCTATTTTCTGCTTTTCAGTACTATCCTACTTTTAGCTTGAAAAAATATATGCTCCCAATTCACACCCTCACTGCTAATTCCGCTCTTTCTACtaatctttctctctctctctttttcttttccttttttctgTGCAATTAAATGATATCATGGGAACTCTTATTAAGCTCTCTGCTTCTACCACTATTTACCAGGGAGGAGCAACATTGTCACTGGTGTTGCAAAAGCAATAAAAACTCACTTTAAAAAGTATCCTCTTGCTATAGTTAATGTTAAAGGCAGAGCCAAAGGGACTTCAGTCCAAGAAGTGGTTTTTCAGCTGGAGGTCTGCACATTATGATTCCTTTTTTTTGTTGTTTGTATTGAACTTGAACAAACTGGATCAAGTCTTCTGCCTTCAATTTTACAGCAAGCAACAGGTGGAGTTTTAGTCTCCCAGGAGCCTAGCAAAGTCATACTCTACCGGGGATGGGGAGCATTTGATGAACCAGGTCACAAGGGTTTTAAGAACGCCCGAAATGTGGGGATTACATCAGTGGGTAGAGAAGGCCGGTCTCAGCGTACTGTGCCTCCGGAACTAGTGGCGGCAATCAGACTTGAATGTGGACTGCAGTGTGACCAAGAACAAAACAAACTCCCAGCTGAAATTTGAGGTTGTGGCAAAGGTATTATTAAAACCATGGTATCATTGATCCTGGAGAATTCACTAAAAGGTCATAGATAAAgttttgtttttattattattatttaattttttgttctgAACTCATTAAACGATTTATTTGTGTATGAGAGGATCTTTATCTCAGGTCTATGATATTGATAATATCCAGCCATGTGGATGAATCACATGTACAACTGGTTGAAGATTCTGGCACGCGTTGTCGTGTTCATGGATGACCCATAGGTTCAGTTAATCGGTGCGCCAGTCAAGATAGAGCATGGTCTTATAGAAGTAAGCAAGTGCGGTTTCCCTTTGCTTCTTCCTCGTCTCAATTAAAAAATGGCTTGTGCATGCAGAAATAGATGCCCAATCAAAAAGCATCTTAGTGTGTTCAATGTGAAAAGCTAAATTTTGTGTATGCTCCTACAGCCAATATGTGGTGTATATGGCAGCAGCTACTTTTAAAATCAAGCATTCCCTTGTACTAAATATGCAGAAATATCTCATCTGACAACCATGTGAAATACCATTGTGATCAGACAACCATTTGGATTGAAAATAGCTAACCTTTCTGACAAAAATATGTAAAAGCTGAGCTGAATGGAATTTTGCATTCAGAATCCCTCCCTTTCCTGCGTTCTTGTCTCTTTCATTCCGCTTTAACTTTTGGAGAAAAGTGACATTAAAGAGGTGTTTGGTGCAAAGTAATTAATTatcattataatttttaatttttattaatatttatattttttttgagaattaaatattaatctttaaaagattaaattaataattattctctttaaattaaaatttaaagttaaAACTTGTAAGTGCGAAattttacccttaaaaataaagaGGAATAATTCATTCATTCTTAAGATGCCCACTTTATCAAGGAAAACTATATTGCTATCTTCTTTTTTACATTATTATATTCACTGCAACTTTATTTTTTAGGTTACATCAATTATGTACTCGAGTAAATAATAATCTCTCCAaaattgaaaaaaagaaaaagaaaaaatggcATCTTTAATAATTAACCTTTCCTAAATCGGTGTCGTTTTCATTGGCACGTTACCATCATAAACTGGATAACTACTGGAGGTCATAGTTGATTAAATGGGTTTCAATTTATTTAATCCTGGAAAAATagtgaaaatataataaaattgatttttaaaaattaattttaattttaattaataataaattattaatatttatttaattttaatcaattgattaaaattataatcaatttctcaaaataaaattatcaaaattaaaaaaaaaatgttaaaactTTTTTGTCATTAAGCTTTTTGTGCAAAAGCAAAAAAGACATTAAATAATTCATATCATTAATCATCGCCCCACATGAAATGAAGCACACACATAAATATCTACAGATGAGCAGAATTCAATTTTAAATCAGAAAATTGATCGAACCATTGATTTGAAAATTCGATTTTTTCTTTTTACAAATCGGTTTAacatttttctatttaatttgattttttaaaaaaatcaatagaattaaatcaaacttaatagtttattttttaattaattattattaaatctcaaattagaattaaaagtaGAAAATATAATTGAAATTGAGTTTGAATCGAGTAAAAGACGCCAAAGATGACATCTAAAATGATAAATGGAATCAAATGAAACCAAACTAATTTTctcactaatttttcaatttattcATTTTGGTTTTtttgattttcttaaaaaatcaatTTGATTCATTTTAATctgttataaatttttattttttaattttttagactgaattgaattaaattgaccGATGTTCACCTTATTAATATCTATTGAGGTGATTATAAAATTGAGAGTTTCtatgataatttatttttaataaattaaattttatttgttaaataattttattaaataaattattaaaatttagtttaataacaaattaaattaaattaaaaataaagtaaaagataCTATTAATGAAATTCATTTCTAGAAATTGaggataaaatataataattcaagAAAATGTTGCTATTTGTGTTTTATTAGTCACATTACTCTAATAGTGAAATTGTGATAGACTCAACTTTACTAATTAAAGaccttttttatttgaaattgtgtGCTAGACCTTTAATTTGCCATTTTTCCATCTTCTCATCTATGTTgatggaaatatatatatatatatatatatatatatatatatatatatatatatatatatatattcattggCTCTAAAAATTCCACAAATATTCATCGGGTCTTGTAGAAACTGAGGAAGAATTGTAAAGTAAACCATAGCTAGAAATGAGAGGAAATGGGAAGAGTCATTTTCTATATTTGTCAAGAATGACGTTTATATacaaaaagtaaaagaaataacTACACACGCTAAACGTGTTGAGCAGGAAAAAAAAATCTCCCAACAGACTCACAGCTCATTCCGGCTTACACCAAAAACAATTCTCTATTTACAATTGATTCCCGCAACTACACTACAAAAGTTACATATTTACATCCACCCCTCAAGATGGAGTTGGAGAGAAATCAACCAACCCCATCTTGGACAATAAGGAACTAAATGCTTGATTACAGAGAAGCTTGGTAAACAAATCAGCTAACTGGTATTTAGAATTAATATGTGCAGTGGAAATGAACCCAACAACTAATTTATTTCGAACAATATGGCAATCAATATCAAGATGCTTAGTGCGCTCGTGAAAAATAGGATTTGCAGCTATGTGAAGGGCTGCCTGATTATCACAGCGCAAAGGAATGGGCAAAGCAACAGGAACCTGCAAGTCTTGTAAAATATAAGTAATCCACTGGAGTTCACAAACTGTAATAGCCATGCGGTGATATTCTGCTTCTGCTGAAGAACGGCTCACAATGGTTTGCTTTTTAGATTTCCAGGATATGAGGGAGGACCCAAAAAATATACAATAGCCAGAAATTGATTTACGGGTAGTAAGGCATGTTGCCCAATCAGCATCACAGAATGCAGATAACTGGAGAGAGTTGGACTGTGGATAAAATATGCCTCTGCTTGGACCCCCATTAAGATATTTAAGAACATGTAACGCTGCATCAAAATGAGGTTGACAAGGCAATTGCATATACTGACTCAATTGTTGAACAGAGTATGTAATATCAGGTCTTGTTAACCCTAAGTAAAGTAATCGACCCACAAGTCTGCGATAAGAATCTAGATTAGGTAAAGGATTTCCCATATCTGGTGTTAGCTTGCATCCTTAAACCATTGGCGAAGGGGCTGGTTTAGCATCTTGAAAACCAGCATCATGAATAATATCAAGAATATATTTTCTTTGATTCAAATACATCCCTGAAGATGATCTTGCAATTTCAAGCCCAAGGAAGAACTTGGCATAACCCAAGTCTTTAATAGTAAATTGATCATGAAGAAACTGTTTGACTTGTAAGATAAGAGATTTAGCAGCTCCAGTAATCAGAACATCATCAACATAAACTAATAGAGCAACAAAAGACAATCCAGTGCCTTTGAGAAAGAGACAACAATCATGGGATGATTGAACAAAACCAAAACCTTGAAGCTTAGCAGTAAATTCTTTATTCCATTGCCTTCCTGCCTGTTTTAACCCATACAAAGACTTAGTAAGCTTGCATACTTGACCTGGTAAAGCCTTATTATAACCTTCTGGAGGAACCATGTATAACTCTTCTTCAGTAAAACCATGCAGAAAAGCATTATTAATGTCAAGCTGGTGTAAGGGCCAATCTTTAGCTGCTGCTAGAGCTAGAAAATCCTCATAGTAACAAGTTTA
The Hevea brasiliensis isolate MT/VB/25A 57/8 chromosome 18, ASM3005281v1, whole genome shotgun sequence genome window above contains:
- the LOC110652361 gene encoding CRM-domain containing factor CFM2, chloroplastic isoform X3, which codes for MLLSLHHLHPSPCPKTLPNPSYSLIPIPKSLVVQNPRYTFGSFVRCSASDSQTLPHSAIQRIADKLRSLGFTEHNPKPKIINPELETDTKPVGEIFIPLPNQLPKYRVGHTLDPSWSTPENPVPRPGSGNAIVRYHELREKVKKEREARKREPKPPTLAELNLPEEELRRLKRIGIAEKRKLKVGKAGITEGIVNGIHERWRRAEVVKIFCEDLCRMNMKRTHDLLERKTGGLVVWRSGSKIVLYRGVNYKYPYFLSDNITTNETSIDAVHGTHVDHEGDKMGSFSSADGINIKSSGPIPTNNIVRPALVQGVGSPNRVRFQLPGEAQLAEESDRLLDGLGPRFTDWWGCDPLPVDADLLPAVVPRYRKPFRLLPYGVWPKLTNDEMTTLKRLGRPLPCHFALGRNRKLQGLASSIVKLWEKCEIAKIAVKRGVQNTNSEMMAEELKWLTGGTLLSRDREFIVLYRGKDFLPSAVSSTIKERRKHGIHGYKQRRDHSIAGENAEAEDIKDGTINSGSRGEFHSANGQSSDLSKERKLRSNEAAIKRTSIRLSMALEKKAKAEKLLVELGNSKMPQQQEIDKEGITEEERYMLRKVGLKMKPFLLLGRRGVFDGTVENMHLHWKYRELVKIICKEKSFEAVHEVAQILEAESGGILVAVERVSKGYAIVVYRGKNYRRPPRLRPTTLLNKREAMKCSLEAQRCESLKLHVLKLTRNINDLKLKLAKDKEAHKMQSFDEVRFQEGKEDMHRMESAMYVNSDSVVPSHFKENLETADKLEANASEISKNEPQPSSESVSEDTHESLLATINDGAINSTSSSNNILSEERGFFPLVNAEHYVPENEVMGSTEESTTSELEESVSISMEKGGDMPSKGVRLSNRDRLMLRKQALKMKKRPVLAGGATLSLVLQKQ